Below is a window of Tolypothrix bouteillei VB521301 DNA.
AAATACAACCAACATAATTTCCGGTACATTTGTTTCCGGAGAACATACAACACAAGGCACAGCTCGTATTACCAATAAAAACGGTAAGTCAGTACTGAATCTCGAGCAGTCATTTAAAACTTCAGAAATGGGTCCTGATTTAGTAGTCATTTTACATCGTTCAGAAAATGTAATAGGTTCAACTAAGCCGCCATCCTATCCCCTAAAAAAGGGAGATTACATTGTTCTTGCTCCTCTCAAAAAATTTAGCGGTGCTCAAACTTATACGATTCCTAATAACATTAAGTTAGCTAACTACAAATCTGTTGTTATTTGGTGTCGCAAATTCAATGCTACTTTTGGTGCTGCTACTTTAAAAAGTTAAATATTCACCCTATTTTAAACAAAAAAGTCAACAGATACTTGGATGAAATACAGTCTAGGTAAAACTTCTTTGCTCCAAAATTTGTTAATTCAAAATGCAAAGTGTTATAACCAAAAACTCAACGATCGCAAGGAAAAAATTTATGAAGCTACAAGGTAAAGTTGCTTTAGTCACTGGTAGCAGTCAAGGTATCGGACAGGGAGTTGTTCTGCGTCTTGCTCAAGAAGGAGCTGATGTTGTCATCAATTACCGCTCTCACCCAGAAGGAGCAGAAGAAACCTTAGCCAAGGTAGAGGCTATTGGCGGTAGGTGTCATATGGCTCAGTGTCCTAAATCTCATGGTTACACGCTGCAAGCAGATTTGGGAAGTGTATCGGAAGTCCGCCAACTTATAGCGGAAAGTATTCAACATTTTGGCAAACTAGATGTTCTGGTTAACAATGCTGGGATTGAAAAACACGCACCATTTTGGAACGTGACAGAAGCAGACTATGACGCTGTTATGAATGTCAATTTAAAGGGCGTGTTCTTTGCCACTCAAGCCTTTGTTCAACATTTGATTGAAACAAAACGAACTGGAAAAATCATCAATATCAGTTCCGTGCATGAGGAATTGCCATTTCCCAATTTCACTGCTTACTGCGCCAGCAAAGGAGGGGTGAAGATGTTGACTCGTAACTTAGCAGTTGAATTAGGTTCTTTGGGGATTACAATTAACAACGTCGCACCAGGGGCGATAGAAACTCCCATTAACACCAAACTATTGAACGACCCAAAAAAATTGAGTGCTTTGTTGCAGAACATTCCTCTGGGTCGTCTCGGAAAACCGCAAGATGTCGCTTCCCTAGTGGCGTTCTTAGCTTCCTCTGATGCTGACTACATTACAGGTAGTACCTTTTTTGTAGATGGTGGACTGCTTTGGAACTATCAGGAGCAATAAATACCTTACTATCTCAAGAAGTTCAAAATTGCATCAATCACAGAAGAGGAATTATGACAAACACCCCTCTATTTATTCCCGTCATTTTAGGTACTTCCCGTCAAGGTCGCCAAAGCGAATATGTAGCCAAATTTATTGTCGAGCAGATTGCGGTACGAAATGATATAAAGACGCAGCTGATTGATATTCGTAACATTCCAATTACTACCAATGACGCAGGTGAGTCTGTTAAGGACCCTCAGTTTTCCAGTACTGTTGATCGGGCGGATGGATTAATTATCGTTGTGCCAGAATATAACCACGGTTATCCGGGTTTGCTCAAGCACGTACTAGATACTTGCCTTAAGGAATACATCCATAAAGCCGTTGGCTTGTGCGGCGTTTCAGCCGGACCTTTTGGCGGTACGCGAGTCATCCAAAACCTTTTACCTGTGATGCGTGAGTTGGGTCTGATGACGATTTTCTACGATCTTAACTTTAGCAACGTCCACAATTTGTTTGATGAATCCGGTCATTTAATTGACAAAAAAACTTATACTCGCCGTTTGGAAAGCTTTATGAATGAGTTGGTTTGGATGTCAACGGTATTCAGGTATGGGCGACAAGAAATCAATCTTACTTCCCCGTAGGTTATAAAATAAAACACACAAATTCGGCGATTGTTTACACCATTTCTCACAAACTTACTATGACAGTCGCCATACATCTACAACCAGGTGAAAGTTGTTCAAACAACTAACAACTTCTTGACAAAGTTAGGTTTTTTCACACCCATCTACTTACTAGCGATTCAACTAACAGTGAGTGACAGCTAAATTATGAAGAAACGGTATTTTTTACAAGGTAGTGCAGCGGTAGTTGGCACTGTATGGTTATCTCACTATTTATCAGAAAAACCCAAAACTATGGCAATTGAAAAGAATCAGTTTGAAATCACCAAAACCGACCAGGAATGGCGCAAGATTTTAACTTCAGAACAATTTCGCATACTGCGACAGCATGGAACAGAATTCCCCGGTACTAGCTCACTAAATAAGCAATATGCTAAAGGGACTTATGTATGTGCTGCTTGCAACCTAGCCTTATTTACGTCTGAAACCAAATATGACAGTGGTACGGGTTGGCCTAGTTTTTACGCACCTATTGAGAATGCAATTGGTACATCCACAGACAAATCTCTTTTGATAACCAGAGTTGA
It encodes the following:
- a CDS encoding SDR family NAD(P)-dependent oxidoreductase, whose translation is MKLQGKVALVTGSSQGIGQGVVLRLAQEGADVVINYRSHPEGAEETLAKVEAIGGRCHMAQCPKSHGYTLQADLGSVSEVRQLIAESIQHFGKLDVLVNNAGIEKHAPFWNVTEADYDAVMNVNLKGVFFATQAFVQHLIETKRTGKIINISSVHEELPFPNFTAYCASKGGVKMLTRNLAVELGSLGITINNVAPGAIETPINTKLLNDPKKLSALLQNIPLGRLGKPQDVASLVAFLASSDADYITGSTFFVDGGLLWNYQEQ
- a CDS encoding NADPH-dependent FMN reductase, which translates into the protein MTNTPLFIPVILGTSRQGRQSEYVAKFIVEQIAVRNDIKTQLIDIRNIPITTNDAGESVKDPQFSSTVDRADGLIIVVPEYNHGYPGLLKHVLDTCLKEYIHKAVGLCGVSAGPFGGTRVIQNLLPVMRELGLMTIFYDLNFSNVHNLFDESGHLIDKKTYTRRLESFMNELVWMSTVFRYGRQEINLTSP
- the msrB gene encoding peptide-methionine (R)-S-oxide reductase MsrB; the protein is MKKRYFLQGSAAVVGTVWLSHYLSEKPKTMAIEKNQFEITKTDQEWRKILTSEQFRILRQHGTEFPGTSSLNKQYAKGTYVCAACNLALFTSETKYDSGTGWPSFYAPIENAIGTSTDKSLLITRVEVHCRRCGGHLGHVFDDGPAPTGKRYCMNGVALKFVRV
- a CDS encoding DM13 domain-containing protein, translating into MKLGYVFTLILLTTVTVSCTTEISKNDVTQSSAPANEAVPVASTQTKSTNTTNIISGTFVSGEHTTQGTARITNKNGKSVLNLEQSFKTSEMGPDLVVILHRSENVIGSTKPPSYPLKKGDYIVLAPLKKFSGAQTYTIPNNIKLANYKSVVIWCRKFNATFGAATLKS